One genomic window of Arachis stenosperma cultivar V10309 chromosome 10, arast.V10309.gnm1.PFL2, whole genome shotgun sequence includes the following:
- the LOC130957064 gene encoding uncharacterized protein LOC130957064 produces the protein MPLYAKFLKELMTKKRSWKNNETVILTEECSAIIQHKLPQKLKDPGSFQIPCIIGEITVEKALCDLGASINLMSVTMMRKMKIEEAKPTKMALQLANRSFKFPHGIVEDLLVKVGDFIFPVDFVVLDMQEEAKTSIILGRPFLATAGAIIDVQKGDLTLRLHNEKMTFNVFKAMSYPPEQLGECMRLDALEEEVQECFEEEEHEEPERSMEEEYI, from the coding sequence atgccactctatgccaagttcCTGAAGGAGCTGATGACTaagaagagaagctggaagAACAATGAGACTGTGATACTAACCgaagaatgtagtgctatcATCCAGCACAAACTACCCCAGAAGTTGAAGGATCCTGGGAGTTTTCAGATCCCTTGTATTATAGGGGAAATCACAGTAGAGAAGGCCCTTTGTGACTTAGGAGCCAGCATCAATTTGATGTCAGTAACAATGATGAGGAAGATGAAGATCGAGGAggctaaaccaacaaaaatggCCTTACAACTGGCAAACCGATCGTTCAAATTCCCTCATGGCATAgtagaggatttgttggtgaAAGTAGGAGACTTCATATTCCCAGTAGATTTTGTAGTGTTGGACATGCAGGAGGAAGCCAAGACTTCCATTATTCTGGGAAGGCCGTTCTTGGCTACTGCTGGAGctatcattgatgtccaaaaaggtgATCTTACCTTGAGATTACACAATGAAAAGATGACATTCAATGTGTTCAAGGCCATGAGTTACCCACCAGAACAATTGGGGGAATGCATGAGGTTAGACGCACTTGAAGAAGAAGTGCAGGAGtgttttgaagaagaagagcatGAAGAGCCTGAGAGATCAATGGAAGAGGAATATATATAG